Proteins found in one Channa argus isolate prfri chromosome 7, Channa argus male v1.0, whole genome shotgun sequence genomic segment:
- the pnisr gene encoding arginine/serine-rich protein PNISR isoform X1 codes for MWDQGGQPWPQWPLSQQQWMQSFQHQHDPGQVDWAALAQAWIAQKESTGADQQNIQPNGQDIPGLEPVGQGNHSAFQGDPGFGRMWQPEWGMHGQPPAPPPPDQTWIPPGSGPMDVVNPSEDSNSQDSVEFNSEAHHGVYPQNSHGYGAQPDSYAMAPMAMNQFDYQHGAASSFTPTPTGFPSPYWQGPPQNRRDTRPPGFRDRPRSPIQLPVKQEVPAPLDAVKRRTLPAWIREGLEKMDREKQKKLERERMERERAEMAKDDSKEQEADEEGDGPRIPRKSKFDSDDEGNDDNDDNGKTSIKKEFSRQSPSPTAEDSELEMTEEEKEFQLMIITKTLLTEILLEVTNEEILHVAKDAHRKATRAPAKQLAQSSALASLTGLSGIGDYGSDESEDEDDRSVRGSESSDTDEEELHHRIREKQDAFRRKEQQLLEKQTQEALLAREEMAKERLSREKVEYDEGQDENPQKQEVKERESEPLVERRRSRSEKEGSEGKNSGRGKERSGRVGSDSPANGHSSSSRSTSSHSSSRSSSSSSSSSASSRSSSRSSSPRRKRRRSRSLSHKARRRSRSRSRSRSHSSHRHRSDRSEKGRDRRRSSAERSGRHKKDRSDSRERRNRRSRSRSRDRDRGRVRARESRSRSRDREKEKDRNKERKRSRERRDSSHTRSSKHKQKSSSKDRERRRERSRSHEKDKKKKDKDREKESDKKREKPKAKEKEKGSSVVAEENDKLKKRKESDSYTNSQSDKYSRQDSKGSKKGSVKASKRRSDSDSSRSPTPEVSKEKKSKKSKRSRSRSTEKSHKSGKKASRKHKSKSRSRSASPYRRSRH; via the exons ATGTGGGACCAGGGAGGACAGCCATGGCCGCAGTGGCCTCTGAGCCAGCAGCAGTGGATGCAGTCTTTCCAGCACCAGCACGATCCAG GTCAAGTGGACTGGGCTGCTCTAGCACAAGCTTGGATAGCCCAGAAGGAGTCCACGGGGGCAGATCAGCAGAACATTCAGCCCAATGGCCAGGACATCCCAGGTCTTGAACCTGTTGGACAGGGCAATCACAGTGCTTTCCAGGGTGACCCAGGATTTGGCAGAATGTGGCAGCCAG AATGGGGAATGCATGGCCAGCCCcctgctcctccacctcctgatCAGACCTGGATCCCTCCAGGGTCAGGACCGATGGATGTTGTGAACCCCAGTGAGGACAGCAACAGCCAGGACAGCGTGGAGTTCAACTCTGAAGCCCATCACGGGGTTTACCCCCAGAACAGCCATGGGTATGGGGCACAGCCCGACAGCTACGCCATGGCCCCCATGGCCATGAACCAGTTTGATTATCAG CATGGAGCTGCTTCATCCTTCACCCCCACACCCACGGGCTTCCCCTCCCCATACTGGCAGGGTCCTCCTCAGAACAGACGTGATACCAGACCACCTGGATTCAGAGACCGGCCCAGATCCCCTATCCAGCTCCCTGTCAAGCAGGAGGTTCCAGCACCTCTTG ATGCTGTAAAAAGACGCACACTTCCTGCATGGATCCGAGAGGGCCTTGAGaagatggacagagagaagcagaagaagcTGGAACGAGAACGAATGGAGAGGGAGCGGGCAGAAATGGCAAAGGATGATAGCAAAGAGCAGGAGGCAGATGAGGAGGGTGATGGGCCACGCATTCCCCGCAAGAGTAAATTT GACAGTGATGATGAAGGGAATGATGACAATGACGATAACGGAAAGACCTCTATAAAGAAGGAATTTTCTAGGCAGAGCCCATCGCCTACTGCAGAGGACAGCGAACTTGAAATGactgaggaggaaaaagaatTCCAGCTG ATGATTATTACAAAAACACTTCTGACCGAGATCCTTCTCGAGGTTACTAATGAAGAAATCCTGCATGTGGCCAAAGACGCTCACCGGAAAGCTACTCGAG CTCCTGCAAAACAGCTGGCACAGTCAAGTGCACTGGCTTCTCTGACTGGTCTCA GCGGGATTGGTGACTATGGTTCAGATGAgagtgaggatgaggatgacCGCAGTGTGCGAGGCTCAGAATCCTCTGACACCGATGAGGAGGAGTTACACCACCGCATACGGGAGAAGCAGGACGCTTTTCGCCGCAAAGAGCAGCAACtgctagaaaaacaaacacaagaggCTCTGCTTGCACGTG AAGAGATGGCAAAGGAGAGATTGAGCAGAGAAAAGGTGGAATATGATGAGGGACAAGATGAAAatccacagaaacaggaagtaaaagaGAGGGAGTCAGAGCCCTTGGTAGAAAGACGTAGGTCCCGTAGTGAAAAGGAGGGTAGTGAGGGCAAGAATTCAGGTAGAGGGAAGGAGCGATCAGGGAGAGTTGGCAGTGATTCTCCAGCCAACGGTCACAGTAGTAGCTCCCGCTCCACTTCCAGCCACAGCAGCAGTCGTTCTTCGTCTtcgtcctcttcttcctctgcatcTTCCCGCAGTTCCTCCCGGTCTTCCTCCCCACGAAGGAAACGAAGGCGTAGTCGCTCTTTGTCTCACAAGGCCCGGCGGCGCAGCCGCAGTCGGAGCCGCAGCCGCAGTCACAGCTCCCATAGACATCGAAGTGATCGTAGCGAGAAGGGAAGGGATCGGAGAAGGAGCAGTGCTGAGAGATCAGGCCGCCACAAAAAGGATCGCAGTGATTCAAGGGAGCGCAGGAATCGCAGGAGTAGGTCCAGATCCAGAGACAGGGACAGGGGCAGGGTCAGGGCCAGAGAGAGTCGGAGtcgcagcagagacagagaaaaggaaaaagacaggaATAAGGAGAGGAAAAGGAGCCGGGAGCGCAGGGATAGCAGTCATACTCGTAGCAGCAAACACAAGCAGAAGTCTTCCAGCAAAGatagagagaggaggagagaaagaagtcGTAGCCatgaaaaagacaagaaaaagaaggataaggacagggagaaagagtctgataaaaagagagaaaaaccaaaggccaaggagaaggaaaaaggaagCTCTGTAGTTGCTGAGGAGAATGACAagttaaagaaaaggaaagaaagtgacTCGTACACAAACTCTCAGAGTGACAAGTACTCCCGGCAGGATAGCAAAGGCAGCAAGAAGGGCTCCGTCAAAGCTAGCAAGAGGCGCTCAGACTCTGACTCAAGTAGATCCCCTACCCCCGAAGTTAGCAAGGAAAAGAAATCTAAGAAATCCAAACGTAGTCGCTCAAGGTCGACGGAAAAATCTCACAAGTCTGGTAAGAAGGCAAGCCGCAAACACAAGTCTAAGTCGCGATCAAG GTCAGCATCCCCCTACCGTCGTAGCAGACACTGA
- the pnisr gene encoding arginine/serine-rich protein PNISR isoform X2 has product MWDQGGQPWPQWPLSQQQWMQSFQHQHDPGQVDWAALAQAWIAQKESTGADQQNIQPNGQDIPGLEPVGQGNHSAFQGDPGFGRMWQPEWGMHGQPPAPPPPDQTWIPPGSGPMDVVNPSEDSNSQDSVEFNSEAHHGVYPQNSHGYGAQPDSYAMAPMAMNQFDYQHGAASSFTPTPTGFPSPYWQGPPQNRRDTRPPGFRDRPRSPIQLPVKQEVPAPLDAVKRRTLPAWIREGLEKMDREKQKKLERERMERERAEMAKDDSKEQEADEEGDGPRIPRKSKFDSDDEGNDDNDDNGKTSIKKEFSRQSPSPTAEDSELEMTEEEKEFQLMIITKTLLTEILLEVTNEEILHVAKDAHRKATRAPAKQLAQSSALASLTGLSGIGDYGSDESEDEDDRSVRGSESSDTDEEELHHRIREKQDAFRRKEQQLLEKQTQEALLAREEMAKERLSREKVEYDEGQDENPQKQEVKERESEPLVERRRSRSEKEGSEGKNSGRGKERSGRVGSDSPANGHSSSSRSTSSHSSSRSSSSSSSSSASSRSSSRSSSPRRKRRRSRSLSHKARRRSRSRSRSRSHSSHRHRSDRSEKGRDRRRSSAERSGRHKKDRSDSRERRNRRSRSRSRDRDRGRVRARESRSRSRDREKEKDRNKERKRSRERRDSSHTRSSKHKQKSSSKDRERRRERSRSHEKDKKKKDKDREKESDKKREKPKAKEKEKGSSVVAEENDKLKKRKESDSYTNSQSDKYSRQDSKGSKKGSVKASKRRSDSDSSRSPTPEVSKEKKSKKSKRSRSRSTEKSHKSGQHPPTVVADTEEHSYPPDLCTLQF; this is encoded by the exons ATGTGGGACCAGGGAGGACAGCCATGGCCGCAGTGGCCTCTGAGCCAGCAGCAGTGGATGCAGTCTTTCCAGCACCAGCACGATCCAG GTCAAGTGGACTGGGCTGCTCTAGCACAAGCTTGGATAGCCCAGAAGGAGTCCACGGGGGCAGATCAGCAGAACATTCAGCCCAATGGCCAGGACATCCCAGGTCTTGAACCTGTTGGACAGGGCAATCACAGTGCTTTCCAGGGTGACCCAGGATTTGGCAGAATGTGGCAGCCAG AATGGGGAATGCATGGCCAGCCCcctgctcctccacctcctgatCAGACCTGGATCCCTCCAGGGTCAGGACCGATGGATGTTGTGAACCCCAGTGAGGACAGCAACAGCCAGGACAGCGTGGAGTTCAACTCTGAAGCCCATCACGGGGTTTACCCCCAGAACAGCCATGGGTATGGGGCACAGCCCGACAGCTACGCCATGGCCCCCATGGCCATGAACCAGTTTGATTATCAG CATGGAGCTGCTTCATCCTTCACCCCCACACCCACGGGCTTCCCCTCCCCATACTGGCAGGGTCCTCCTCAGAACAGACGTGATACCAGACCACCTGGATTCAGAGACCGGCCCAGATCCCCTATCCAGCTCCCTGTCAAGCAGGAGGTTCCAGCACCTCTTG ATGCTGTAAAAAGACGCACACTTCCTGCATGGATCCGAGAGGGCCTTGAGaagatggacagagagaagcagaagaagcTGGAACGAGAACGAATGGAGAGGGAGCGGGCAGAAATGGCAAAGGATGATAGCAAAGAGCAGGAGGCAGATGAGGAGGGTGATGGGCCACGCATTCCCCGCAAGAGTAAATTT GACAGTGATGATGAAGGGAATGATGACAATGACGATAACGGAAAGACCTCTATAAAGAAGGAATTTTCTAGGCAGAGCCCATCGCCTACTGCAGAGGACAGCGAACTTGAAATGactgaggaggaaaaagaatTCCAGCTG ATGATTATTACAAAAACACTTCTGACCGAGATCCTTCTCGAGGTTACTAATGAAGAAATCCTGCATGTGGCCAAAGACGCTCACCGGAAAGCTACTCGAG CTCCTGCAAAACAGCTGGCACAGTCAAGTGCACTGGCTTCTCTGACTGGTCTCA GCGGGATTGGTGACTATGGTTCAGATGAgagtgaggatgaggatgacCGCAGTGTGCGAGGCTCAGAATCCTCTGACACCGATGAGGAGGAGTTACACCACCGCATACGGGAGAAGCAGGACGCTTTTCGCCGCAAAGAGCAGCAACtgctagaaaaacaaacacaagaggCTCTGCTTGCACGTG AAGAGATGGCAAAGGAGAGATTGAGCAGAGAAAAGGTGGAATATGATGAGGGACAAGATGAAAatccacagaaacaggaagtaaaagaGAGGGAGTCAGAGCCCTTGGTAGAAAGACGTAGGTCCCGTAGTGAAAAGGAGGGTAGTGAGGGCAAGAATTCAGGTAGAGGGAAGGAGCGATCAGGGAGAGTTGGCAGTGATTCTCCAGCCAACGGTCACAGTAGTAGCTCCCGCTCCACTTCCAGCCACAGCAGCAGTCGTTCTTCGTCTtcgtcctcttcttcctctgcatcTTCCCGCAGTTCCTCCCGGTCTTCCTCCCCACGAAGGAAACGAAGGCGTAGTCGCTCTTTGTCTCACAAGGCCCGGCGGCGCAGCCGCAGTCGGAGCCGCAGCCGCAGTCACAGCTCCCATAGACATCGAAGTGATCGTAGCGAGAAGGGAAGGGATCGGAGAAGGAGCAGTGCTGAGAGATCAGGCCGCCACAAAAAGGATCGCAGTGATTCAAGGGAGCGCAGGAATCGCAGGAGTAGGTCCAGATCCAGAGACAGGGACAGGGGCAGGGTCAGGGCCAGAGAGAGTCGGAGtcgcagcagagacagagaaaaggaaaaagacaggaATAAGGAGAGGAAAAGGAGCCGGGAGCGCAGGGATAGCAGTCATACTCGTAGCAGCAAACACAAGCAGAAGTCTTCCAGCAAAGatagagagaggaggagagaaagaagtcGTAGCCatgaaaaagacaagaaaaagaaggataaggacagggagaaagagtctgataaaaagagagaaaaaccaaaggccaaggagaaggaaaaaggaagCTCTGTAGTTGCTGAGGAGAATGACAagttaaagaaaaggaaagaaagtgacTCGTACACAAACTCTCAGAGTGACAAGTACTCCCGGCAGGATAGCAAAGGCAGCAAGAAGGGCTCCGTCAAAGCTAGCAAGAGGCGCTCAGACTCTGACTCAAGTAGATCCCCTACCCCCGAAGTTAGCAAGGAAAAGAAATCTAAGAAATCCAAACGTAGTCGCTCAAGGTCGACGGAAAAATCTCACAAGTCTG GTCAGCATCCCCCTACCGTCGTAGCAGACACTGAGGAGCACAGTTATCCTCCTGATCTGTGCactttacaattttaa
- the pnisr gene encoding arginine/serine-rich protein PNISR isoform X3 yields MWDQGGQPWPQWPLSQQQWMQSFQHQHDPGQVDWAALAQAWIAQKESTGADQQNIQPNGQDIPGLEPVGQGNHSAFQGDPGFGRMWQPEWGMHGQPPAPPPPDQTWIPPGSGPMDVVNPSEDSNSQDSVEFNSEAHHGVYPQNSHGYGAQPDSYAMAPMAMNQFDYQHGAASSFTPTPTGFPSPYWQGPPQNRRDTRPPGFRDRPRSPIQLPVKQEVPAPLDAVKRRTLPAWIREGLEKMDREKQKKLERERMERERAEMAKDDSKEQEADEEGDGPRIPRKSKFDSDDEGNDDNDDNGKTSIKKEFSRQSPSPTAEDSELEMTEEEKEFQLMIITKTLLTEILLEVTNEEILHVAKDAHRKATRGQHPPTVVADTEEHSYPPDLCTLQF; encoded by the exons ATGTGGGACCAGGGAGGACAGCCATGGCCGCAGTGGCCTCTGAGCCAGCAGCAGTGGATGCAGTCTTTCCAGCACCAGCACGATCCAG GTCAAGTGGACTGGGCTGCTCTAGCACAAGCTTGGATAGCCCAGAAGGAGTCCACGGGGGCAGATCAGCAGAACATTCAGCCCAATGGCCAGGACATCCCAGGTCTTGAACCTGTTGGACAGGGCAATCACAGTGCTTTCCAGGGTGACCCAGGATTTGGCAGAATGTGGCAGCCAG AATGGGGAATGCATGGCCAGCCCcctgctcctccacctcctgatCAGACCTGGATCCCTCCAGGGTCAGGACCGATGGATGTTGTGAACCCCAGTGAGGACAGCAACAGCCAGGACAGCGTGGAGTTCAACTCTGAAGCCCATCACGGGGTTTACCCCCAGAACAGCCATGGGTATGGGGCACAGCCCGACAGCTACGCCATGGCCCCCATGGCCATGAACCAGTTTGATTATCAG CATGGAGCTGCTTCATCCTTCACCCCCACACCCACGGGCTTCCCCTCCCCATACTGGCAGGGTCCTCCTCAGAACAGACGTGATACCAGACCACCTGGATTCAGAGACCGGCCCAGATCCCCTATCCAGCTCCCTGTCAAGCAGGAGGTTCCAGCACCTCTTG ATGCTGTAAAAAGACGCACACTTCCTGCATGGATCCGAGAGGGCCTTGAGaagatggacagagagaagcagaagaagcTGGAACGAGAACGAATGGAGAGGGAGCGGGCAGAAATGGCAAAGGATGATAGCAAAGAGCAGGAGGCAGATGAGGAGGGTGATGGGCCACGCATTCCCCGCAAGAGTAAATTT GACAGTGATGATGAAGGGAATGATGACAATGACGATAACGGAAAGACCTCTATAAAGAAGGAATTTTCTAGGCAGAGCCCATCGCCTACTGCAGAGGACAGCGAACTTGAAATGactgaggaggaaaaagaatTCCAGCTG ATGATTATTACAAAAACACTTCTGACCGAGATCCTTCTCGAGGTTACTAATGAAGAAATCCTGCATGTGGCCAAAGACGCTCACCGGAAAGCTACTCGAG GTCAGCATCCCCCTACCGTCGTAGCAGACACTGAGGAGCACAGTTATCCTCCTGATCTGTGCactttacaattttaa